Sequence from the Drosophila innubila isolate TH190305 chromosome 3L unlocalized genomic scaffold, UK_Dinn_1.0 0_D_3L, whole genome shotgun sequence genome:
GCTTTTTAATACAGAGCCACCCGTAAATCCAAGAATGCCGCATCCCACGGCTGCCAATCCGCCGGCTTTCATGCCAGCCACCATGCCAATGGGTCCACCCACACAGGTGCCCAGCAGAGCACCCACCACCGGATACATGGCCTTCTTGTAGGTGAGTGCATTGCGTAGATATCCCTCTCCCACTTGGACATTTTCCAGTGCTTCCTCTGCATTATCCGCTATGGACTGCACGCTCACTGCCTGTTCCTGGGTCAGCTCTCTCATCGTGTGGAAAACACCCTGCAGATCGTAGATTTCATGTTGTAAACGCTGCATTTGATCCAAGCAGGCTTGTCGCTGGGCCAATTGATGCTCCTCCAGGTGGAAATCTGCCTGCAGCTGTGGCAGCGTGCTCTGCAAAGCAGGCACATTATCTATATCCACGACTTGATCCTCGTCGTACTGCGAACCCAGCGTGGAACTCGGCGACTTCAGCTGCAGGGCTATACATAATCAAATAAGTATTTTCTCAAAATCTGCTTCAGGAATATACCTAGTCTATGCTTACCTGCAAACTTGTTCATGCCGTCAAAGGCTTTGGTTCTTCCGGGCTTTATGAGCTCATCAAATCGCGGTTTATCCTCATCCCGCAGCTTCTCCCGCAGTGTGTCCATTTCCAGAAGCAGATTCTTGATCTGTTTTATCACTCGCATCGCATTTAGCTCCTCCTTCTTGATCTT
This genomic interval carries:
- the LOC117787194 gene encoding syntaxin-17; the protein is MTEDNVKLPLKQAEVSVQRFQDMAVPHHLGLLQNHRSNIEKSLALGDWQKIKKEELNAMRVIKQIKNLLLEMDTLREKLRDEDKPRFDELIKPGRTKAFDGMNKFAALQLKSPSSTLGSQYDEDQVVDIDNVPALQSTLPQLQADFHLEEHQLAQRQACLDQMQRLQHEIYDLQGVFHTMRELTQEQAVSVQSIADNAEEALENVQVGEGYLRNALTYKKAMYPVVGALLGTCVGGPIGMVAGMKAGGLAAVGCGILGFTGGSVLKSNPNVMHGSIEEQQAQQETDSTETMELAEKSE